TGCGCATTGATGTGTTCAAAACGCCAGCGGGCTCGCGATTTAGCATCAATTAGTTCGTGCGGGGACATAGTTTTGACCAAATCGATGAAAATGCTTTATACTATTAATACAAGGTATCGGGGCGTGGCGCAGACCGGTAGCGCGCAGCGTTTGGGACGCTGAAGTCGGAGGTTCAAGTCCTCTCGCCCCGACCAAGCGGGTGTAGCTCAGTGGTAGAGCTCCTGCCTTCCAAGCAGGCTGTCGCGGGTTCAAATCCCGTCGCCCGCTCTAATACAAATGGCCCACCTAAACCAAGGTGGGCCATTGTGTTGCCTCTGAATCTCATTCTAACGTTTGCAAAGGGGCTTGGTCATGATTCAATGGGTCACGAGGAGTTCTCCATCAGGTAAGATGGCGAACAACCATTACGACCTTGCCCTGGACCTCGAGATCACCAGCGTGCACAAAGATCGGTTGCACAGTTGGGTTCTCTGGCTGTAAACGTACCCGGTCCTTACCTTCGCGGAAGTAGCGCTTGAGCGTAGTTTCGCCACTGCTTTTGATCCATGCCGCTACCATATCGCCATTGCGCGGCTCCGCGTCCCGCAACATGACTACAATATCACCATCATTAATGAGTGCGTCGATCATAGAGTCACCTTTCACCTTGAGCGCAAAAAGCCTGCGGGGGTCTCCGACAAATTCGGGCATGAGTTCGCGAGTCAGCGTAACGGACTCATCTGAATCGAACATGGGGAAATCAGGATCGGGCAGTGGTACAGGGCTGTTGGCAACGATCACACCGGATATTGGCAAACGCACACAAGGCAGGTTCTCCTCTCCCTGGCGTTGCACTTTCAAGATAATGCCCCGGGCGATGTCCCGCATTCGCTCAATGTAACCTTTGCGCTCCAGGGTGTCCAAATGGTGCTTGACTACTGAGGTAGATGAAATATCGAGCGCCTCGGCGATCTCGCGGATAGTTGGCGGGAACTCGTGTTCTTTAGCGTATTCAAACAGGAAATCCAGGATTCGCTTCTGGCGAGGGGATAATTCTTCCATATCCGCTCCTTCGTCTCTAGTAGATGCACAGATGACGAACAAATCGGTGAATTTATTTATATTTTGACTTGGGCATCTATCCAGAAGTATAGCACAAGTGTTCTAATTTGTCAAATTGAGATGGACACAAATGAAAAATGTAGCGGCGATTTGACAAAAACGGCGATATATGGTATCCTAGACCTGTCTGACAGGTAGACGACTAAACAGGCAGACATCTTCCGATGGTCAATCTGTCTGCTTGACATCGCGTCGAACAGATGAAGCGGACGATGTTGTCGTGAAAGGCACGTAGGGCAAGCCCAAAGAAGTCTTTTTGCAACCTCGGAACAATGGAGCAGAGGAAGAGCCCACAATTAAACTTTTTGAAGGTAGGGCCAATTCGCCTTTTCGAGCAGGTTGCCGAGCAGATTCGCGCTCTCATAGTTGAGGGACATCTGCAACCAGGGGATAAACTGCCCAGTGAGTTGGAGCTCAGCGAAGCACTCGGTGTCAGCCGGGCGTCTATCCGTGAGGCATTGCGTGCGTTAGAGTCGAAAGGGTTAATTGAAGTTAGATCTGGGGCGGGTGCGTTTGTCGCATCACGCCCCTTTTCGTTGTTCTCCGCCTCGAGCGAAGCCGTCGAGTGGCTGATAAAACAGCGCGAGTCATTGCTGCAACTCCTTGAAGTCCGAGAAAGCGTGGAAGGCTTAACGGCCTCTTTGGCAGCAGCCTCTGTGTCCAGCGAATTGCTGGAAAAATTGGGTCAGGTTGTTCGAGAGCAGGAAAAATTGTCGGGGACACTGTCTGCTCTCGATCGGCAGGTCGAGTTAGACATCCGTTTTCACGAACTCATCGCTGAGGCGAGTGGTAATACCATAGCAGAAGAGATCGTGGATGCGATTGTGGCCCGTTTTTGCGATAGCAACCGTGCAATACTGTATCTTAACAAGGGAAACCTCGAGAAGACCATAACGGAACATCGTCGCGTCATCGAGGCCCTGGCTTCTGGAGATCGCGTCAAAGCCGAGGCCGCTATGCGCGCCCACATAGCCAGGGTGCGAGCAGACATCGAAAAAGTAGAGCAGGAATCGGAACAGTAATCAGTTGAAGCATGGAGGACAGGAGGTCATGACTTCTAAGACGGAGATTCGGACGATCAGCAAAATCGTAGATTCAATTGGGTTCCAGGGTCACAGCCTGATCTCCATTAATGATCTTTCCAACGATCAAATCTACGGCCTCTTTGAGTTGGGTCGGCTCCTGGAGCCTTGGAACCGTTCTGGCATTCATTTGTTGACTGGCAACGTGATGGCCACCCTTTTCTTTCAGCCCAGCACGCGGACGAGAATGAGTTTTGAGACGGCGATGCACCGGCTGGGCGGCGCCGTCATCACCGAGACCACGCCTCTTATCTCCTCATCAATCGCCAAGGAAGAGAGCCTGGCAGATATGTTGAAAGTGGTCTCCAAGTATGCTAACGTGATCGTGATCCGGCACCCGAATGCCGACGAGGCAATGTGTGAGTCACGTAAATAACGCGACCCTTTTCTACGAACCCTCCACTCGAACCAGACTCTCATTTGAAAGCGCTATGCTGCGACTCGGTGGTCAGGTGCTTTCTGTAGCCGAAGCCACGGCCTCAAGTAGTGCTGCCAAAGGAGAAACCCTCTACGACACGGGCAAGATGATCGAGAGCTATGCCGATGTTGCGGTTATTCGGCATCCCCGGAAGGGAAGCGCCGCAGAGCTGGCCGAAGGCGCCAGTATCCCGGTCATCAACGCTGGCGATGGCGCAGGCCAGCACCCTACGCAGGCCCTGCTGGACCTCTACACGATACGGAAAGAGAAGGGCAGGCTCGAGGGTTTGACAGTGGCGCTTGCCGGTGACCTAAAGTATGGTCGCACCGTCCATTCCCTGGCGCCATTACTGGCATACTTCGGTACGCGTCTCTTCTTTGTTGCGCCGCCAGAACTGGCGATGCCAGCGGAGATCACCGCCGGGTTGCGTGAGCGAGGTGTCGAAGTCGTGGAGACGAGTGATTTGAGTGATGCAGTGCGTGTGAGTGACGTACTGTATATGACGCGCCTGCAGAAGGAACGTTTTACTGATCTTGCTCAGTATGAGGCACTGAAGGGTTCATATATCGTGAATAGAGAGGTGATCGACCGTGCCAAGCCTGGGTTGACCGTGATGCACCCTCTGCCGCGGGTAGATGAGATCGCGCCAGAAGTGGATAGTTATCCCGGTGCTGCATATTTCCGTCAGGCCGCCAACGGTGTGCCGGTCCGCATGGCCTTGTTGGCTTTGGTTACTGGTCAAGCATGAGAAAGGTTCTCGTCGTCTTGCTGGGTTCCGAACCAACGTGCTGAACGGGGCCCGGTCCACCCTAGAGGTGCGGTGGCAGACGTGAGTTGGAGCAGTGAAAGTGGAGAAGGTGGATTTAGTAGTCAGATCAGGAAAAATCGTCCGCTCAGATGGCATTTTCGAGGCAGGGATAGCGGTTAAGGATGGGAAGATCGTCGCTATCGGGGAAGATTATTTGCTCCCTAAAGCCAGCCAAACGATAGATGCCAAAGGCAAATTTGTGCTGGCGGGTGTGATTGACCCCCACGTGCACATGAGAGAGCCTGGGATTGTGGAAAGGGAGGATTGGATCACAGGCACCATGGCTGCTGCCGCAGGAGGGGTTACCACTGTGTTGGATCACCCCAATACTATACCCCCGGTGAACTGTGCCAGAAATTTGCTAGCCAAAAAAGAACTAGTTGCTGGCAAAGCACTGGTTGATTTTGTCTATTTGGTGGGAATGGCGCTACGAGCATTGAGAACATAGCGGAGCAGGCTGAAGCCGGAGCAGTGGCCTTCAAAACTTTCCTGTGGCCTTATCCTGACCGCAAAGACGAGTTCGAGGGCCTTACGTGCACCGATGATGATACCCTCCTCGACATTTTTGAGGAGGTGTCAAAGACAGGCCTGATCCAGTCTTTGCATGCAGAGAGCAAGCCCATTGTGGATCATTACACCAAAAAACTCGTTCGCGCAGGCCGCAGAAAGCCTATAGACCATGAAGACTCCAGGCCGGTTTTAGCAGAAGTGGAAGCCGTTTCTCGAGTCGTGCTTTTCGCTATCGAAACCGGAGTGAGGCTTAACATCCCTCACATCAGCAGCGGATCAGCTGCAGCAATAGTGAGAGAGGCAAAAAAGAGGGGTTATCGGAATATCACTGCCGAAACATGCCCTCAATATCTTTGTTTGACCAAAGAGCGCATGTTGGAGGTAGGGCCTTATGCTAAAGTGAATCCTCCTCTCCGCTCTCGAGAGGAGCAAGAAAAACTCTGGGAGTGTCTGCTGGACGGTACGATTGATACCATAGGCAGCGATCACGCCCCCCTTTTGCCAGAGCACAAAGAGAGAGGGTGGGAAGATATTTTTGCTGCACCGGCCGGTAGTGCGGCGGTGGAATTTTCTCTACCAGTGATGCTCACCGCAGTTCATCAAGGCCGAATCGACCTGCAAACTCTCACCAAACTAATGTCTGAAAACGTGGCCAAACTCTACGGACTGTACCCACAGAAGGGAGTCATTCAGGTTGGCTCCGACGCCGATTTAGTTATCGTGGACATGGGAAGAGAAATGACCATCGACCGACGCAGGGCACAGACCAAACAAAAAGATGCTGCACGCATGTTCGATGGCTGGCGTGTAGTGGGTGTCCCAATTATGACCATTGTCCGAGGTGCTGTGGTCAT
This portion of the Chloroflexota bacterium genome encodes:
- a CDS encoding FadR family transcriptional regulator, whose protein sequence is MEQRKSPQLNFLKVGPIRLFEQVAEQIRALIVEGHLQPGDKLPSELELSEALGVSRASIREALRALESKGLIEVRSGAGAFVASRPFSLFSASSEAVEWLIKQRESLLQLLEVRESVEGLTASLAAASVSSELLEKLGQVVREQEKLSGTLSALDRQVELDIRFHELIAEASGNTIAEEIVDAIVARFCDSNRAILYLNKGNLEKTITEHRRVIEALASGDRVKAEAAMRAHIARVRADIEKVEQESEQ
- the lexA gene encoding repressor LexA; the protein is MEELSPRQKRILDFLFEYAKEHEFPPTIREIAEALDISSTSVVKHHLDTLERKGYIERMRDIARGIILKVQRQGEENLPCVRLPISGVIVANSPVPLPDPDFPMFDSDESVTLTRELMPEFVGDPRRLFALKVKGDSMIDALINDGDIVVMLRDAEPRNGDMVAAWIKSSGETTLKRYFREGKDRVRLQPENPTVQPIFVHAGDLEVQGKVVMVVRHLT
- the pyrB gene encoding aspartate carbamoyltransferase is translated as MPTRQCVSHVNNATLFYEPSTRTRLSFESAMLRLGGQVLSVAEATASSSAAKGETLYDTGKMIESYADVAVIRHPRKGSAAELAEGASIPVINAGDGAGQHPTQALLDLYTIRKEKGRLEGLTVALAGDLKYGRTVHSLAPLLAYFGTRLFFVAPPELAMPAEITAGLRERGVEVVETSDLSDAVRVSDVLYMTRLQKERFTDLAQYEALKGSYIVNREVIDRAKPGLTVMHPLPRVDEIAPEVDSYPGAAYFRQAANGVPVRMALLALVTGQA
- a CDS encoding amidohydrolase family protein, whose protein sequence is MKVEKVDLVVRSGKIVRSDGIFEAGIAVKDGKIVAIGEDYLLPKASQTIDAKGKFVLAGVIDPHVHMREPGIVEREDWITGTMAAAAGGVTTVLDHPNTIPPVNCARNLLAKKELVAGKALVDFVYLVGMALRALRT
- a CDS encoding amidohydrolase family protein translates to MAFKTFLWPYPDRKDEFEGLTCTDDDTLLDIFEEVSKTGLIQSLHAESKPIVDHYTKKLVRAGRRKPIDHEDSRPVLAEVEAVSRVVLFAIETGVRLNIPHISSGSAAAIVREAKKRGYRNITAETCPQYLCLTKERMLEVGPYAKVNPPLRSREEQEKLWECLLDGTIDTIGSDHAPLLPEHKERGWEDIFAAPAGSAAVEFSLPVMLTAVHQGRIDLQTLTKLMSENVAKLYGLYPQKGVIQVGSDADLVIVDMGREMTIDRRRAQTKQKDAARMFDGWRVVGVPIMTIVRGAVVMCDGEIVGRPGYGKFISPLKAR